A genome region from Patescibacteria group bacterium includes the following:
- a CDS encoding tRNA-dihydrouridine synthase family protein, translated as MSNFWQKLPKPFICLAPLAGISDSPFRQICKEFGADAVFTEMISAEGLSREQNKTLELTYFSQKERPIILQLFGKNPESFGRAAQVIQNLSPRKKPDGVDLNLGCPARKVKTHGSGIALMRDPDLVNKIIAAITANTDLPLSIKIRAGIRKEGIKAASFASKINWQKLAAIIVHGRYLEQGFSGPIDYTEIKKIKMIVGDKTVIGNGGINGLRSAQIMFKKTDVDGIMIGKGALGRPWIFEKIKKALKRKTPPFLPEVKGEINTPPLDKEGERERVFAPLLPNTIKTALKHARLMIELNGEGKGIREMRKHLLWYFRDFEGAKGIRKKLTKIETFRDLEDTLLYLSSN; from the coding sequence ATGTCTAATTTTTGGCAAAAACTTCCCAAACCCTTTATTTGTCTGGCTCCCCTGGCAGGGATCTCTGACTCCCCTTTTCGCCAAATCTGCAAGGAATTTGGCGCGGATGCGGTTTTTACCGAAATGATCTCCGCTGAAGGACTTAGCCGCGAGCAAAATAAAACTCTAGAACTTACTTATTTTTCTCAAAAAGAACGACCCATTATTTTGCAACTCTTTGGTAAAAATCCAGAGAGTTTTGGGCGCGCCGCGCAAGTGATTCAAAATTTATCGCCTAGGAAAAAACCAGATGGCGTTGATTTAAATCTAGGCTGTCCGGCGCGCAAGGTAAAAACTCACGGTTCGGGAATCGCTTTGATGCGCGATCCCGATCTTGTTAATAAAATTATCGCCGCAATCACCGCGAACACCGATCTGCCGCTCTCCATTAAAATCCGCGCGGGAATTAGGAAAGAAGGGATTAAAGCGGCGAGTTTCGCCTCAAAAATCAACTGGCAAAAACTAGCCGCCATTATTGTCCACGGCCGTTATCTAGAACAAGGATTTTCCGGACCCATTGATTATACGGAAATTAAAAAAATCAAAATGATTGTGGGCGATAAAACCGTGATTGGAAATGGAGGGATTAATGGCTTAAGAAGCGCCCAAATAATGTTTAAAAAAACAGATGTTGATGGCATAATGATTGGCAAGGGAGCTTTGGGGAGACCGTGGATTTTTGAAAAAATTAAAAAAGCCTTAAAAAGAAAGACTCCCCCCTTCCTCCCGGAGGTCAAGGGAGAAATAAATACTCCCCCTCTTGATAAAGAAGGGGAAAGAGAGAGGGTCTTCGCCCCTTTATTGCCAAACACAATAAAAACCGCCCTCAAGCACGCGAGATTGATGATTGAACTCAATGGCGAGGGAAAGGGAATACGGGAAATGCGGAAACACCTTTTGTGGTATTTCCGCGATTTTGAGGGCGCTAAAGGAATAAGAAAAAAACTTACTAAAATTGAAACATTTAGAGATTTGGAGGACACTCTCCTTTATCTTTCCAGCAATTAG
- a CDS encoding MraY family glycosyltransferase: MSTFNYNLASFIPPFFIGALLCLILTFLVRKLALHFKILDYPILPRKIQKAPIPLLGGLAVYAAFALVVLFYLFFTHSLATGTIRLKNIIGVLIGGLFLMIGGILDDKYNLKPWKQFIWPLLAAAAIVASGIGIKYATNPLGGLFYFDQVKIHIFTLAGIPYYLTLFADLFAFFWILGMIYTTKYLDGLDGLASGVTAIGAGILFFLSLSQAVHQPETALLSVICAGAFLGFLVLNFHPAKIFLGEGGSTFAGFMLAVLAILAGGKIATTLLIMGIPILDALWVICRRVFFEHRSPFKGDAKHLHFRLLGIGFTHRQAVLFLYFLSFAFGVSGLFLQAKEKLLALIIMIVVMVSLALTLVLRYRRKEARNVSL; this comes from the coding sequence ATGTCAACTTTCAATTATAATTTAGCCAGTTTTATTCCTCCCTTTTTCATTGGAGCGTTGCTATGTTTGATTTTGACTTTTTTAGTACGCAAGTTGGCTTTGCATTTCAAGATTTTGGATTATCCAATTTTACCACGCAAGATTCAAAAGGCGCCGATTCCTCTTTTAGGCGGTCTGGCGGTTTATGCGGCTTTCGCTTTGGTAGTTCTATTTTACCTTTTCTTTACGCATAGTTTAGCCACAGGCACGATTAGGCTGAAAAATATTATTGGCGTCTTAATAGGCGGCTTATTTTTAATGATTGGAGGAATTTTAGACGACAAATATAATTTGAAACCGTGGAAGCAGTTTATCTGGCCGCTCCTTGCCGCTGCCGCCATCGTAGCTTCCGGCATTGGCATCAAATACGCGACTAATCCTTTGGGTGGGCTTTTTTATTTTGATCAGGTGAAAATCCATATTTTTACTTTAGCGGGTATTCCTTATTATCTTACTTTGTTTGCGGATTTGTTTGCCTTTTTCTGGATTTTGGGCATGATCTACACTACGAAATATCTGGATGGTTTGGATGGTTTGGCTTCGGGGGTTACAGCGATTGGAGCAGGCATTTTGTTTTTTTTAAGTTTAAGCCAAGCCGTGCACCAGCCAGAAACGGCTTTATTATCCGTGATTTGCGCCGGCGCATTCTTGGGGTTTTTAGTTCTGAATTTCCATCCAGCGAAGATTTTTTTAGGCGAAGGCGGGAGTACGTTCGCTGGTTTTATGCTTGCGGTGCTTGCTATTTTAGCGGGAGGAAAAATCGCCACCACGCTCCTTATTATGGGGATTCCGATTTTAGACGCATTGTGGGTGATTTGCCGCCGTGTCTTTTTTGAGCACCGTTCGCCATTTAAGGGCGACGCAAAACATCTGCATTTCCGTCTTTTGGGCATTGGCTTTACTCATCGTCAAGCCGTGCTCTTTCTATATTTTTTATCTTTTGCCTTTGGGGTTTCGGGTTTGTTTCTACAAGCTAAAGAAAAACTTTTGGCGCTGATCATTATGATCGTCGTTATGGTTAGTCTGGCTTTAACCTTGGTTTTGCGGTACCGCCGTAAGGAGGCGCGTAATGTTTCTTTATAG
- a CDS encoding magnesium transporter CorA family protein, protein MKTKKIRIIKSYNLTWYDLEAPEEKEYKFLRERFQFHPLDIQDCISPVQRPKMEEYNHYIFLIVRIPFYQKEERVIRAMEIDIFVGQNYLVTAHQGKSTTLKDFVRECHDYRTIREKYFQFGPGFLLYEILNRMFDRCYSLLDAVGSEIDRVENKMFKGQEGEIVEIIAGIKRNVINLRKIMKAHGPLMKRLINNEKFFLNLNGARFNNKDILFDNLSDKVQDIWDILDGHTETIAALETTNENLISHRLNEIMKTLTIVSSILLPAALVTQIFGMSYDNAPLLTNRIGFIIVFLLIFFLPLTLILFFKKKKWL, encoded by the coding sequence ATGAAAACCAAAAAAATCAGAATCATTAAATCTTATAATCTAACTTGGTATGATCTGGAGGCGCCGGAAGAAAAAGAATATAAATTTTTGCGTGAGCGTTTTCAATTTCACCCCCTAGATATTCAGGACTGCATTTCACCGGTGCAACGCCCTAAGATGGAAGAATATAATCACTATATTTTTTTAATTGTCCGCATACCCTTCTACCAAAAGGAGGAGAGAGTGATTCGCGCTATGGAGATAGATATCTTTGTGGGGCAAAATTATCTCGTTACCGCGCATCAGGGCAAAAGCACTACCTTGAAAGACTTTGTCCGCGAATGCCACGATTATCGCACGATTCGGGAAAAATATTTTCAATTTGGACCTGGCTTCTTATTATATGAAATCTTAAACCGGATGTTTGACCGCTGCTATTCTCTCCTTGACGCCGTAGGTAGCGAAATTGACCGCGTGGAAAATAAAATGTTCAAAGGCCAGGAAGGAGAGATCGTGGAAATCATCGCGGGAATCAAGAGAAATGTAATCAATCTACGCAAAATCATGAAAGCGCACGGACCACTGATGAAAAGATTAATCAACAACGAAAAATTCTTTTTAAATTTAAACGGCGCCCGCTTTAACAACAAGGACATTCTTTTTGATAATCTTTCAGACAAGGTCCAAGACATCTGGGACATCCTTGACGGCCATACGGAAACGATTGCCGCTTTAGAGACTACGAATGAAAATCTGATTTCTCATCGTTTGAATGAAATCATGAAAACCCTCACGATTGTCTCATCTATCCTTTTACCAGCAGCGTTGGTGACACAAATCTTCGGCATGTCCTACGACAACGCGCCTCTTTTAACCAATCGGATCGGATTCATTATTGTTTTCCTTTTAATCTTCTTTTTACCGCTTACTCTCATTCTTTTTTTCAAAAAGAAAAAATGGTTGTAA
- the rplU gene encoding 50S ribosomal protein L21 yields MFAIIRVQGKQYMVSRGDVLEVDKMDVQKEEIVNLDDVLAYADDKGIKIGQPRVSGALVSVKVLEPAKKGKKVHILKFKAKKRYTKRQGFRPQYTVLQVQEIVCKPG; encoded by the coding sequence ATGTTTGCGATTATTCGTGTTCAGGGAAAACAATATATGGTTTCGCGGGGTGATGTTTTAGAAGTGGATAAAATGGATGTCCAAAAAGAAGAAATCGTGAATTTAGATGATGTTCTAGCATATGCAGATGACAAAGGGATTAAGATCGGTCAGCCGCGCGTCTCTGGCGCTTTGGTTTCCGTCAAGGTTTTGGAGCCAGCGAAGAAAGGTAAAAAAGTGCATATTTTGAAATTCAAAGCGAAAAAGCGATATACCAAAAGGCAAGGTTTTCGTCCGCAGTATACAGTTTTACAAGTGCAAGAGATTGTGTGTAAACCAGGTTAG
- the dnaB gene encoding replicative DNA helicase → MAGTQNQKEIEKMPPQNIEAEKSVLGAVMLDQDAIIKIADTINAQDFYVQKNKQIFEVMLELYEKREPIDILSLSNCLENKGTLKELGGSTYLTSLVNSVPSAANILHYAKIVREKATLRRLIQTGQKIVELGYLEEEDLEKLLDKAEQGLFSVSQKYLKHNFIPIQSILTEAFDRIDELHKQKGKLRGLPTGFTDLDNLLAGLQNSDLIVLAARPSMGKTSLALDIARQVATQTKVPVGIFSLEMSKEQLVDRLLCAEAGVDLWKMRTGKIKEDEFPYIGEAMGVLAETPIFLDDSATSNIMEIRTKARRLQMEHKVGLLIIDYLQLMEGRTTDNRVQEVSEISRNLKAIARELNIPVLALSQLSRAVESRSPAIPQLSDLRESGSIEQDADVVIFIYREVMYKRETERANIADIFIKKHRNGPTGQLELYFNENQASFKNLDRQHSELTT, encoded by the coding sequence ATGGCCGGAACGCAAAATCAAAAAGAAATAGAAAAAATGCCGCCTCAAAATATTGAAGCCGAGAAATCGGTTTTAGGGGCGGTGATGCTTGATCAAGACGCAATCATAAAAATCGCGGACACGATTAATGCCCAGGATTTTTATGTGCAAAAAAACAAACAAATTTTTGAAGTAATGCTTGAGCTTTATGAAAAGAGAGAACCGATTGACATCTTAAGCCTGTCTAACTGCCTGGAAAACAAAGGCACATTAAAAGAGCTGGGGGGGTCAACGTATTTAACGAGCCTCGTGAATAGCGTGCCTAGCGCCGCGAATATTTTGCATTACGCGAAGATTGTTCGGGAAAAAGCGACCTTGCGCAGACTGATTCAAACTGGCCAAAAGATTGTGGAGTTAGGATATCTGGAAGAAGAGGATTTGGAAAAATTATTAGATAAAGCAGAGCAAGGATTATTTTCCGTTTCCCAGAAATACTTAAAACACAATTTCATCCCCATCCAGAGTATTTTAACCGAGGCCTTTGACCGCATTGATGAACTCCACAAACAGAAAGGCAAGCTCCGCGGCTTGCCGACAGGCTTTACAGATTTAGATAATCTCCTGGCAGGTCTGCAAAATTCCGACCTTATTGTCCTCGCCGCCAGACCTTCAATGGGGAAAACTTCTTTAGCCCTGGATATTGCCCGCCAAGTAGCCACGCAAACGAAAGTGCCGGTTGGCATCTTTAGTTTGGAAATGAGTAAAGAACAGCTTGTGGACCGTCTCCTTTGCGCCGAAGCGGGCGTGGACCTTTGGAAAATGCGTACCGGTAAAATTAAAGAGGATGAATTCCCATATATTGGCGAGGCAATGGGCGTTTTGGCGGAAACGCCGATCTTTTTAGATGATTCCGCAACCAGTAATATTATGGAAATCCGCACTAAAGCCCGCCGCCTGCAAATGGAGCATAAAGTGGGACTCTTAATTATTGATTATTTGCAGTTGATGGAGGGCCGCACAACTGACAATCGGGTGCAGGAAGTTTCAGAAATTTCCCGCAATTTAAAGGCAATTGCCAGAGAACTTAATATCCCCGTCCTTGCTTTGTCTCAGCTCTCGCGCGCCGTGGAATCGCGCTCACCGGCCATTCCTCAACTTTCTGATTTACGCGAATCGGGCAGTATTGAACAAGATGCCGATGTGGTAATATTTATCTATCGGGAAGTAATGTACAAGCGGGAAACCGAACGCGCTAATATTGCCGACATCTTTATTAAAAAACACCGCAATGGTCCTACTGGCCAACTGGAGCTTTATTTTAACGAAAATCAAGCTTCATTCAAAAATCTAGACAGGCAACACAGTGAACTAACTACCTAA
- a CDS encoding YbaB/EbfC family nucleoid-associated protein, translated as MFDSLKNLNQLRQQAKKIKKELGKEILIGTAEDGKIQITMDGNQEVKAVRVEPDLLTSENKEKIEKGIKEAITQCITQMQMAMARKMQNGGMF; from the coding sequence ATGTTTGACTCTCTTAAAAATCTCAACCAATTAAGGCAACAAGCTAAAAAAATCAAAAAAGAATTAGGTAAAGAAATCTTGATCGGCACCGCGGAAGATGGCAAAATTCAAATCACGATGGACGGCAACCAAGAGGTGAAGGCTGTGCGCGTAGAACCGGATTTGCTTACTTCCGAAAACAAGGAAAAAATTGAAAAAGGCATCAAAGAAGCGATTACCCAATGCATTACCCAAATGCAAATGGCGATGGCAAGGAAGATGCAGAATGGAGGAATGTTTTAA
- a CDS encoding GtrA family protein, with protein sequence MGPENKNLLQKYPIIGQFLRFVVVGFINTAIDFGILNLEMWVFSIYRGWPVFVFNAISFAIASTNSFFWNRLWAFKYKGEERAVFQYAQFIFVTIIGMGINSSIVYLGTTVVSAHFGLSVGLWANAVKVVATAVSLIWNFIGYKFFVFNKKEASKNISNS encoded by the coding sequence ATGGGTCCAGAAAATAAAAATCTTTTGCAAAAGTATCCCATTATTGGTCAATTCTTGCGTTTTGTGGTTGTCGGCTTTATAAACACGGCGATTGACTTCGGGATTTTAAATTTAGAGATGTGGGTTTTTAGTATTTACCGCGGCTGGCCGGTTTTCGTTTTTAATGCGATCTCTTTCGCGATTGCTTCCACGAACAGTTTCTTTTGGAATCGCCTGTGGGCCTTCAAATATAAAGGAGAGGAGCGGGCAGTTTTTCAATATGCCCAGTTTATCTTTGTGACAATTATAGGAATGGGGATTAACAGTTCGATTGTTTATTTGGGCACTACCGTGGTAAGCGCGCATTTCGGGCTCTCGGTCGGATTATGGGCGAACGCGGTCAAGGTTGTGGCTACCGCGGTTTCTTTAATCTGGAATTTTATTGGCTATAAATTTTTTGTGTTTAATAAAAAAGAAGCAAGCAAAAATATAAGTAATTCGTAA
- the cysS gene encoding cysteine--tRNA ligase, which translates to MLQLYNTLTKKKETFIPLHRGKATMYTCGPTVYNYAHIGNFRAYLTADILRRFLEYSGYEVKHVKNITDVGHLTSDSDTGEDKIEATAKKKKLDPYEISRFYTERFLEDEARLNILPAHKYPRATAHIQEMIKAIASLIKNGYAYEKNGNVFFDIARFKDYGKLSGNTLEKLKQGARIEPHPDKKNPFDFALWKKAEKDHIMRWESPWSAGYPGWHIECSAMSMEYLGETLDIHTGGEDNIFPHHEDEIAQSESLTGKPFVHYWAHTSWLLVDNEKMSKSRGNFYTLRDLVKLGYSPMAFRLLVLQSHYKSHLNFTHGAIDAAQEGLQKIYDFTETMLLSGEHEKGGASPQTIRKLIKEYEKKFIEALNDDLNTPQAVAVLFDFIRKINNLAPLRKREAKPIYKFILHLDRVLGLKIDKVGQEKQEIPEEIKKMAEEREKAREAKDFAQADNLRREIKKAGFLIRDTKKGAILTKKRGHSLNSAHVRS; encoded by the coding sequence ATGCTTCAACTCTACAACACTCTAACCAAAAAAAAGGAAACATTTATACCTCTGCATCGCGGCAAAGCAACGATGTATACCTGCGGTCCGACGGTTTATAATTACGCCCACATTGGCAATTTTCGCGCCTATTTAACCGCGGACATTTTGCGCCGTTTTTTGGAATATTCAGGCTATGAAGTAAAACACGTAAAAAATATTACCGATGTGGGACACTTAACGTCTGATTCCGACACTGGCGAGGATAAAATTGAAGCAACCGCGAAAAAGAAAAAATTGGATCCTTATGAAATTTCGCGTTTTTACACGGAAAGATTTTTAGAGGATGAGGCACGGCTTAATATCCTCCCGGCGCACAAATATCCCCGCGCCACCGCGCATATTCAGGAAATGATTAAAGCAATCGCCAGTTTAATCAAAAATGGCTACGCCTATGAAAAAAATGGCAATGTATTTTTTGATATTGCGCGCTTTAAAGATTATGGTAAATTATCCGGCAACACTTTGGAAAAACTAAAACAAGGAGCGCGGATTGAACCCCATCCGGATAAAAAAAATCCTTTTGATTTTGCCCTCTGGAAAAAAGCGGAAAAGGACCATATTATGCGCTGGGAATCGCCTTGGAGCGCGGGGTATCCCGGGTGGCATATTGAATGTTCAGCAATGAGCATGGAATACCTTGGCGAAACATTAGATATTCACACGGGCGGAGAGGATAATATCTTTCCTCACCACGAAGATGAAATCGCCCAATCAGAAAGTTTAACAGGCAAGCCCTTTGTCCATTATTGGGCGCATACAAGCTGGCTCCTTGTGGACAACGAAAAAATGAGCAAATCGCGCGGTAACTTTTACACTTTGCGCGATCTTGTTAAACTTGGCTACTCGCCGATGGCTTTCCGGCTTTTGGTTTTGCAATCACACTACAAAAGCCATCTCAATTTCACCCATGGGGCAATTGACGCGGCGCAAGAAGGCTTACAAAAAATATACGATTTTACAGAAACTATGCTCTTATCCGGCGAACACGAAAAAGGCGGCGCTTCGCCTCAAACAATCCGAAAGTTGATAAAGGAATACGAAAAAAAATTCATAGAAGCGCTGAACGACGATTTGAATACGCCCCAAGCCGTAGCCGTATTGTTTGATTTTATACGAAAAATCAATAATCTCGCTCCTCTGCGCAAGCGCGAAGCAAAGCCGATTTACAAATTTATATTACATTTGGATCGGGTTTTGGGACTCAAGATAGACAAAGTGGGTCAAGAAAAGCAGGAAATTCCAGAAGAAATAAAAAAGATGGCAGAGGAAAGAGAAAAGGCGCGCGAGGCAAAAGATTTCGCGCAAGCGGATAACTTGCGAAGGGAAATTAAAAAGGCCGGATTCCTAATCCGCGATACAAAGAAAGGCGCAATTTTGACTAAAAAAAGAGGGCACTCTCTAAACAGTGCCCACGTAAGGAGCTAA
- a CDS encoding CDP-alcohol phosphatidyltransferase family protein, producing the protein MHLAKTTAALHMGSELIGKIYRTQGGLALRIVRVVHQWPIFKWVTADILTAMRMVIAFTNVLLFILGIKWGLKNFLPFLLSLTIIAYGSDLFDGQMARLEVEEGKKKKDTNFGPWFDNMADKAVCIPSMFFIMWLRRVYLAPIAMLIVDITLGIFRWVIARKYKIQLSANHYGKFKTWLQGFSINFVLVDYLIPGIGQVGYYILLFGAIPVGILSFLKHYQNAYPQIKRAQNGL; encoded by the coding sequence ATGCACCTTGCAAAAACTACGGCGGCACTCCATATGGGTTCCGAGCTAATCGGTAAAATATACAGAACCCAAGGAGGCTTAGCGCTAAGGATCGTGCGCGTGGTTCATCAATGGCCAATTTTCAAATGGGTCACAGCGGATATATTGACAGCAATGCGTATGGTAATTGCATTTACCAATGTCTTGCTGTTTATCCTAGGAATAAAATGGGGCTTAAAGAATTTTCTTCCTTTCTTGCTAAGCCTTACCATTATTGCCTATGGATCCGACCTCTTTGACGGACAAATGGCCCGCTTGGAAGTAGAAGAAGGGAAAAAGAAAAAAGATACAAATTTTGGTCCTTGGTTTGACAATATGGCGGACAAAGCCGTATGCATACCAAGTATGTTTTTCATAATGTGGTTGCGGAGAGTTTATCTTGCGCCGATTGCAATGCTAATCGTAGATATCACTTTGGGAATTTTTCGCTGGGTGATTGCTCGGAAATATAAAATCCAGCTTAGCGCTAATCATTATGGAAAATTCAAAACATGGTTGCAGGGTTTTAGTATCAATTTTGTTTTAGTAGACTACCTTATTCCGGGTATTGGACAGGTGGGATATTACATTTTGCTCTTTGGGGCTATCCCTGTAGGCATATTAAGCTTCCTAAAACATTATCAGAATGCATATCCTCAAATCAAGAGAGCGCAAAACGGGCTTTGA
- the recR gene encoding recombination mediator RecR — MSLLPQSIKDLIDEFAKLPGIGPKTAARLTFYLLKQPDQELERFGETLQNLKQKINLCPTCFTLVQNNFCPFCDNVNRDSDLICIVEEPLDIIALEKTKEYRGLYHVLHGIISPMDGIGPEHLKIPELISRIKKNKPKEIIIATNPSLEGEATAMYLQRILKDFKIKLTRLGRGLPTGGELEYADEITLVNALQGRREIKL, encoded by the coding sequence ATGTCTCTTCTTCCCCAATCCATAAAAGATTTAATAGACGAATTTGCCAAGCTGCCCGGCATCGGTCCTAAGACCGCGGCTAGGCTTACTTTTTATTTATTAAAACAGCCGGATCAAGAACTGGAACGTTTTGGCGAAACCTTGCAAAATCTAAAGCAGAAAATCAACCTCTGCCCCACTTGCTTTACATTAGTTCAAAATAACTTCTGTCCTTTTTGCGATAATGTTAACCGCGATTCTGATCTAATCTGCATAGTGGAAGAACCTTTGGATATTATTGCCCTGGAAAAAACCAAAGAATACCGCGGGCTTTACCATGTCCTCCACGGCATCATTTCACCGATGGATGGAATCGGACCCGAACACCTAAAAATCCCCGAGCTAATCTCCCGCATTAAAAAAAATAAACCCAAGGAGATTATCATCGCGACCAATCCCTCTCTTGAGGGAGAGGCAACGGCGATGTATTTACAACGGATTTTAAAAGATTTCAAGATCAAGCTTACTCGCCTTGGACGGGGATTGCCCACAGGCGGCGAATTGGAATATGCGGATGAAATTACCCTAGTGAACGCTCTGCAAGGGCGGAGAGAAATAAAGCTGTAA